A portion of the Stigmatella aurantiaca DW4/3-1 genome contains these proteins:
- a CDS encoding M23 family metallopeptidase, whose translation MFSRRARGLLDFSMAALCLWAAYHHTPAGALVRRGAAWAAGTQSTARPLLAYYEGVSSSGMVAAALLPEAPLRRVLSDAEALGYGTHLALKGLKPQARRNAMALATEVGVAPLSLLDAEGGPSAARALHEALAEDFPDEEARLIAVFAGRVPARYAVERVSAEGGVLSVERLSRQLPPGFEDAAVAATQSLALTTAFGLAWPVSESVRISSPFGYRVHPTLGTRKLHTGVDLGVPVGTEVRGVAEGTVRRASEDAVNGKVLIIDHGRGVTTAYCHNSELLVRSGQRVARGETIARSGNTGRSTGPHLHYQLELSAQAVDPLRFRHRPQAFVGSPPP comes from the coding sequence GTGTTTTCACGCCGCGCCCGAGGACTGCTCGACTTCTCGATGGCCGCCCTGTGCCTCTGGGCGGCGTATCACCACACGCCCGCCGGGGCGCTGGTGCGGCGCGGTGCGGCCTGGGCCGCCGGGACCCAGAGCACCGCGCGCCCCTTGTTGGCCTATTACGAGGGGGTGAGCAGCTCGGGGATGGTGGCCGCCGCGCTCCTGCCGGAAGCGCCCTTGCGGCGGGTGCTCTCCGACGCGGAGGCGCTCGGCTATGGCACCCACCTGGCGCTGAAGGGGCTGAAGCCCCAGGCACGCAGGAACGCGATGGCGCTTGCCACGGAAGTGGGGGTGGCTCCCTTGTCGCTGCTCGACGCGGAAGGGGGCCCGTCGGCGGCGAGGGCGCTCCACGAAGCCCTCGCGGAGGACTTTCCGGACGAAGAGGCGCGCCTCATTGCGGTGTTTGCCGGGCGTGTGCCGGCCCGCTATGCCGTGGAGCGGGTGTCGGCGGAAGGAGGGGTCCTCTCCGTGGAGCGGCTGTCCCGGCAGCTTCCTCCGGGCTTCGAGGACGCCGCGGTGGCGGCCACCCAGAGCCTCGCGCTCACCACGGCCTTCGGACTGGCGTGGCCTGTCTCGGAGTCCGTCCGTATCTCCAGTCCTTTCGGTTATCGCGTCCACCCCACGCTGGGGACGCGCAAGCTGCACACGGGGGTGGATCTCGGTGTCCCCGTGGGGACCGAGGTTCGCGGGGTGGCCGAGGGCACGGTGCGCCGCGCGAGCGAGGACGCGGTGAACGGCAAGGTGCTCATCATCGACCACGGCCGCGGGGTGACGACGGCCTACTGTCACAACTCGGAGCTGTTGGTGCGCAGCGGCCAGCGGGTGGCGCGGGGAGAGACCATCGCCCGCTCGGGCAATACCGGCCGGTCGACGGGCCCGCACCTTCACTATCAGCTCGAGCTGTCCGCGCAGGCGGTAGACCCCCTGCGGTTCCGTCACCGTCCGCAGGCCTTCGTGGGCTCACCCCCTCCTTGA